One region of Armigeres subalbatus isolate Guangzhou_Male chromosome 3, GZ_Asu_2, whole genome shotgun sequence genomic DNA includes:
- the LOC134225395 gene encoding protein gustavus-like, with protein MTCSCSRPPESWRPWRGPTRPTTRYGAAGVTYPAILQPDETFLVQDKFLVALDMDEGTLSFIVDGQYPGVAFRGLKGRKLYPIVSAVWEHCEITMKYIGGLDPLSSSCNPP; from the exons ATGACATGCAGCTGCTCT CGCCCCCCTGAgagctggcgcccttggcgggggccaaccagGCCAActacacgctacggcgctgccgGCGTCACGTACCCAGCGATACTTCAGCCAGACGAGACCTTCCTAGTGCAGGACAAATTCCTAGTAGCGTTAGACATGGACGAGGGAACGCTCAGTTTCATCGTCGACGGTCAGTATCCGGGGGTGGCATTCCGGGGGCTCAAGGGACGAAAGCTCTACCCGATCGTGTCCGCAGTCTGGGAGCACTGCGAAATCACCATGAAGTACATCGGTGGCCTCGATC CTTTATCGTCTTCCTGCAATCCACCATAG
- the LOC134225394 gene encoding protein gustavus-like: protein MNMGQKISGGVKTVSSRDQPSPFIPKIPRELAAHFQRPARLDLLLDMPPAARETPIKYSWNSEDRSLNVFVKEDDKMTFHRHPVAQSTDCIRGKVGFTKGLHVWEVFWSTRQRGTHAVIGVSTSEAPLHSVGYQSLVGSNDQSWGWDLGRNMLYHNSKTCPGVQSRSVDARRPWRNISWAPLSYKGKKQCFTFNQHLK, encoded by the coding sequence ATGAACATGGGCCAAAAGATCAGTGGAGGTGTCAAAACGGTCAGCAGCCGTGACCAACCATCGCCCTTTATCCCGAAGATCCCGCGCGAACTGGCGGCGCACTTCCAGCGTCCGGCCCGACTTGATCTTCTGCTCGATATGCCACCGGCCGCTCGCGAAACGCCGATCAAATACTCCTGGAACTCGGAGGACCGCTCGCTCAATGTGTTTGTGAAGGAGGACGACAAGATGACATTCCACCGGCACCCGGTGGCACAGAGCACAGACTGCATACGGGGCAAGGTGGGCTTCACCAAGGGACTGCACGTGTGGGAAGTGTTCTGGTCGACGCGGCAGCGAGGTACGCATGCTGTGATCGGTGTTTCCACATCTGAGGCACCACTCCACTCCGTAGGTTATCAAAGTCTGGTCGGTTCGAACGACCAGAGTTGGGGCTGGGACTTGGGGCGCAATATGCTGTACCACAATTCGAAAACCTGCCCCGGCgtccagagccgtagcgtggatgcccggcgcccttggcgaaatatTTCTTGGGCGCCCCTCTCTTACAAAGGAAAAAAGCAATGTTTTACATTCaatcaacatttgaaatga